AGCCGCCGCCGAACCAGTTGGTTTGACAGAAGACCACCGCCGCGATTGTGACCTTTGAGCCACCCGGCTGGTAGATCACGTTGACAGTGCGACTCCTACCCCCCTGCCACGAGGCAGGGGGGTTGCTGCCCGGCACAACATCGATCAGCGAGCGCGACACCCAGCCCTTGTACTCATTGTTCAGGCGACAGTTCCAGTCACCCATCGAGATGGTCACTGTCTTGGTCGCGGCCGAAGCCGGTGGGGCCAGCACTAGAACGCTCGCGACAGCGAGGATCACTGCAGGCAATATCTTGCCCATCAGTTTTTGCATCATTCCTCCTCTTGTGATCAGTTTTGCGCACTTGCCAATCGAGTAGCTTGATAGCGGATAAGATCCTCCCTCCACATGATCGTTAGAGAATCACCGGAAATTCCGAAACGGTGCACGCACTGAAGAGCTGCTCTGCTTCAGCAGGCCCGGCCCGGAAAACTCGTTGGATGGCGGAGGTTCGCCGATCGTCCGGCACGACGAACAGGACGTACGGGAAGACGCCGTCCCACTGCCCTGAGTTGAACGCCTTCCAGTAGCGTTCGCACTTCTCCCGGATGACGCCGAGGTGCTCGGTACCACGGTCCACCTCAAGCCATGAGGTCAGCTTCTGGCCGTGAACCGCAAGTTCGATGTAAGCGTCAGGCGTCAGGCACACCTGGCCGACGATCTGGTGACAGTCCGGCTCGGTGGTGAACGTGACGACTTCCAGCTTGCCACGACGCTCCGCGTCCTTGAGCGCCACGAAGCAGTCGGCGACGGCCAAGGCGTGGAGGTTCACAGCACGCGGAGCCCAGTAAGCGCCTTCCCTGCCGACGAGCTTCCAGCCCGCACGGCCAAGCTGGTAGACGTACTGCGCCGACCCGCCGCGGTGCCCACCGAGCAGCCGTTCAAGCCGCGCCAAGTACTTACGCTCGACCAGGCGCTTCAGCGTGCGGTCCGCCGGTGTCGGTGAAGCCAGGTCAGCGAAATTCAGCGCCCGCACCTGTTTGGTCGTCAGTTGCCGGAACCGACCCACTAGCTCGACCACCGCGCGGTCCCGCTCGGACAGTTCGTCGACTCGTGTCGTCATGACCAGCTCGCAGGGCCCGTAAGGCCGTCGTCCAGACTTCCTAGCTCCCAGTCATGAAGAAGATCCGGATCAAAGACTTCGCCGTCTACCGCCGTCATCAGCTCAGCAAGTCGAGCACTCGTGCCCTCGCAGTGGAACGCTTCGACCCTGCCGTCCTGGCCGACGAAGACCAGCTCCACGTGGCGGCCGTCAACCTGGATCGTCACCTTGCCGTTGCTGTAGTCCCGCTCCATGAAGGTCGCCATGCTTACCCCCACCGCTGCTGACCGAGCGTGGGCTTCTTCGGGTGCATGGCGCTGACGGTGCAGCGCGCCTCGATCGCCGCGTCCACCTCACTGGCGGCACGTCCAAAGCGCCGCCGCGACAGCGCCCGCACCTGCGCGGCGGTGCCGGTCGGTTTCATGGGCGGGTACGTCGTACCGGTGACCGGATCGCTCAAGCCGCTCGGCGTCATCAGCCGGGCGATCACCTCGTACTGCCCGAGACCGGTGAAGTCGTGTTCGTCGACTCGACGGCCGAAGTCGCGGGCGAACACCCGGCCGTCGTCGGTCGTTGTCTGGAAAACGATCTTGCTTCTGGTGTTCGCCATGGCTGCGGCGCGCAACTCGACCGGCAACTGGCCGAGGTGCTGGTGGCTGAGCACCATCCCGAGGCCGGAGCTCCTGGCCTTAACGATCATGTCCTCGGGTTCCAGGGGAAGCTGTAGAAAAGACTGAAATTCGTCGAGGAACAGGAAGTTCGGCTTCTTGGGCCGCACGCGCTTCGCCGCGCTCCAGAGCGCGTTCACCAGCAGGGTGCCGGCCAGGCCCGCCGTGTCCCTGCCGAGCCCTGCGAGGTTGACGAGCAGGATCTTGTTGCTCTCCAAGACTGCCCGCATGGTGAAGCTACTGGTGCTCTGCCCGATGATGCGTCGGATCTCCGGCCGGGCGACCAGCTGCCAGATGCGGTCCATCACCGGCTGGACGATGCGGTCCTGCTGAGCCTTGGCTTGAGCGTCGAAGCGCTGCCAGAAGTGCTTCAGCTCCCGGTCGATGAGCGAGCCGACGAGCTGGTCGCGCCACGCCTGATGCTCCGGACGCCTGGGCATCAGGAGCGTCGCCAGGTCGACGAAGGTATAGCCCGGCTGCGAAATCAAGGTCATCAGGCCGAAGTAGAGGACTTCGCGGGTGTAGACGCTGCGCGTCTCGCGGTAGAGGTACTCGAACAACGCGCATAGCTCCTCGACGGCCGAGCGAGCGTCGCCCTCGGTGAGCACGTTGAAGCCGACCGGGAAGCTGGTATCCGTGACGTCCAAGACGATGACGTCGTCCATGCGCTTCTCGGGCACGGCGTCCAGCACGGCGTGGAACAGGTCGCCCTTGCTCTCGATGACGACCAGGCCGTAGCCCTGCTCCATGTCCTGCCGCGCCATGCCAGCGAGCAAGGTCGTCTTCCCCACGCCGGTCGGACCGACCACGTGCAGGTGCTGGACGGCTTCCCTGTACCCGATCGCCACCGGCCGTTCGGCGCCGGGGAAGTTGGAGCGCATCACCACGCGACCGGTCCGCGGGATGACCTCGGTCGCTGGCAGGTGCCGGGCACCTGCACTCGGCAACCCAGCGACATGCGGCTGGCCCACCGGCCAGGCGAGCAGGCTGCCCAGCTCGCCCACCGACACCCGCGCCGGATATAGCCACGAGCCGCTGGCCTGGTTGACGCGCTCGATGAGCCTGCGCCGAGAGAGCACCGGACGCCGGACGAACTGGTTGTCAGGACCGCGGACGCTGCCGAGCGCCGTCTTGATGCGGCCAAGCAGATGGCCAGCCCGCTCGTCGCTGGATGCCCGCGACGCCACCCGGAGCACGCCGAGGAAGTTGGCCTCCTCCAGCTTGGCGCGGCGATCGTTGACCTCGTCAGGGTTGCGGCACCAGAAGCTGTCGGCTTCATCCCGCCCGCCCCGCTGCTTGGTTGGCGGCGTCTCGACGGCCGCGGGCGTCACCACCCACTGGATGAGCACGATGTCGCCGGTCTTCAGTCCTTGGAGGCTGGCAAGCAGGCTGGCCGCGAACTCCTCGGCGGTGGGCAGCGGCACGGTGCGCGAGAGGCGGCGCAGGCCCAACTCGACCACCTCGTTCCACGGCTCGGGGAGCGGCGCGGCGACCGGCGTAACCTTGCTGCCGGGAATCAAGGTGCGCAGCTGCGCCGCGACGTAGTCAGCCTGCGCTGGCTGCACGCGAAGGCGATACGTCGTCATGCGGTCGGTCACGACGACCTCGAAGACGGTCGTCGGCAGGTTGAAGATGCGCCGCAGGCCGCTCGGCGCCGTGCCGACGAGCGTGCGCAGCCACGCCTGTACTTGCTGCGGCTTGAGATCGTCGGGAAAGGCAAGGTCGAAGGTGCGGTACTGATCAGGAGGTTCCACGAGACGGGCTCCGTCCTGGAGGAGAACGGCGTGATGAGCGTGAAGTCGGCGATGCTGGCGCTGCTCATGGCGAAGACGATCGGCAACGAGCTGGAGATGGCCCTGCCCAACGGCAAGCGCAGGACCATCTCGGCCTACCAGCGCGTCGAGCGGAACCAGACGAAGCCGATGATCGTGACGATGAAGAGGCCCGCCACGATGTAGGGCACCAGCGGCTCTACCGACCACCAGAGCAAGCGGATGGTGACCGCGAAGAGGATCGCGGTCACCATCCACGCCCGGAGCCTTCTCACGAGCGGCGCTTCCAGTCCCGTGCGATGCGGTCCATGTCGGCCTTGGCTCGCCACGTAGCGTTCCGGATGCGCTCACGCTGCTCTTGGCCGCGGCTAACCGCGGCTCGCAGCTCGCGCTTGGCTCGTACTCCAGGGTGGTAGCGGTACAGCCAGCCTGCTCCTCCCACGAGCAGGAGGAGCAGCGCCCACCAGAAGTTCACGACCACGTAGATCAAGCCGCTGATGATGAGCACCCCGGCAGCCCCGGCCAGAATGAAGGCCATGTACGCAAGAAAGAGAGGCATCCTCAGCTTCTCCTTCGGTCTACTGGACGGAACTGCTCGCCGAGCTGACGAGCGAGCGTCAGTTCGATGCCGCCGAGGGCCTGGTTGAGCGTCGGGTTGTCGGCGGCGAGGCGCTGGCGGTAGGTATCGATCTCCACCAACGCCTCGATCGCCGCCCCCTTGCTGTCGTCCTTGACCGTCAGTGCCGTCTCCGCAGCCGGAGCCACCGTGATGATCACAGTGGGCCGCTTGGCCAGTCGAAACCTGCTGAGCTTGGCGACGATCTTCCTCATGGTCGCCCGCTGCCTAGAAGGCACTGCCGCGCTGGATGCGGCTGACGTGGCTGACGTGGTTCAGCTCGACCTGAGCGAGAAGCGCGTTGAGCCCTTCGTCGCTGCCCGCCAACGTGCGGCGGTAGTCATCCACCGCCTTGACGCTGTCCATGGCGTCCATCGCCACGTCGGTCGCGATGGCGACACGCGCCTTCTTGAGGATGCCGTCGGCCGCCTCCTGACGAAGCGACGCCTGAAGTTGGCGACCCTCGCTGGAGAGGACAAGACCGCCATGCGTGCGCATGAGCGGTGACACCTCGGCCTGCGTCGAGAAACGCTGGAGCTCTCCTGACACTGGTTTCTCCTTCTTGCTGGTCAGATGCCCGTTCGACGCGAACAGGCAGTTGCGATCACCCGTTTCAACGGCTTTGCTAAGACGATGCGCAAGGTCTGCCATCTAGCAACTCCTTGTCATGCCGGTACTTGCCGAGGAGTATCGGGTTAATGAAAACCTACGAGGTTAGCCCCGATGGCGTAAGCCTTGTGCATAGACACCCGATGGGCGACAAATGGACAGTTGTCTGCAAAGTGGCGATGGACAATACCTGGACACAGCAACAGGCCCGGATGTCGCAAGGACATCCGGGCCTGCGCCAGACAACTCCTGTCCAGATTTTGTCTAGACGGCTAGTCTGGAACGTACCTTCCGGGTGCGCCCGTAGGTGTTCGGCGACGGAAGCGGACTACGTGCCTAGGAACCCGTGCCCGCTTCCGTCTGCCTCACACCAGACCCAGCAGCAGCCAGATCCAGTGCGAACCCATGTGCTTCACCTCCTGCCCAGTAGCCGCGACCCATCCACCATCCGGGGCCTGGCCGCCCTCCTGATGGCGGCTTGCGTCAATCTCAGCAGCCCAGTTGGGTTGGTGGTCAAAAGTGGCGCGGAAGTGGAATCTCGCAGGTAGGAGACGTGGTGGCTGACAGCCAAGATCGCAGCAGCGAGGACAGCGAGCTGGTCAAGGATCTCAAGTGGCTGCGTAAGGGGCCGGGCCTCACCCTTGCTCGACTTAGCAAGGCAGGAGCGGTCGTCCAAGCATGTGGTGGCCCGCAGCAGCCGACGGAGACGACCCGTGAGCGGTTCCTGTCTGCGTTGCGCTCGATGAACGACTTCCCAGGCGGCAGGGCTCTGTGGGCGGCCTACGGTGCGGACGGTGGCGATCAGCAGACCGAACTTAAGGAGCGTCGAGCCGCCTATGCCAAGTCCGTCAAGCGTACGGCCGGTCGGGTACGAGACTGGGAAGACGAAGCTATCGACGAATTGGCACTTCGGCTGCTAAGCGCCTTCTACGCAGGCGCACCAGATCCAAAGGACTTTCCTATTCCGCGCGGCGGCTACCTTATGACGCAACTCAGCGTAGTGTGTATCAATAAAGACCGACGATTTGTGGAATCACGTCAGACGCGAACTGTAATTCCGCTCGTCGATGGCGCACCGCACTTTAGATACGGTACATATACGCCCACTGAACTAAGCGACACCGAAGGTGGCATTCTTGCGCCTTCGGTTCGTGGTGCCGACGGAGGTGTTGTTCACACCATCGAATTTCCAGTGCCGCTCAGGCGAGGACGGGCGCATACCTTTAGCTTTCGCGAACGTGTACCCGAGAGTGATCCAGAACCTACGGTCAATGTTGACTTTTCCGGTCAAAGTTTTGAGAGCCCAGCGCTGCGTTACCGTGTAGAGGTTCACTTCTTGACGGATCGACCTAAGTTTCTCTGGGGCTACGATAAGTTGCATCGTATCGAACGGCCCGGCGCTCCCGAGTCAGGGATTCCGCTAACCTTGGATAACGAGGGGAGGATATCGGTCGAGTTCGCCGATCTGTATGGTGGTCTCTGCGCAGGCGTCGCTTGGCAATGGGAGTAACACTATTCGTTGCCGGATTGCAGCCTTTCTCTGGCATGTTTTGCCCGTTGCACCAAGCGCGAGCTGTACAGATGGTGGTACGTGTCGATGTACTCCACAGCCTCACTTAGGGTTATTAGGTTCTGTGAGGCGATATCCGTTGTCAGTACATCCCAAGCCGTGTCTTGAACTTTTTGCTCAGTTTCTTCGTCGCCTATAAGGCGCTCCAGCATGCCTAGCCCCGTCGACTTGTCGACAGCAAGCATGTGCGGCACAAAGATGGCAGCCCAATATCGATCTCTTGGGTCATCACTGTGGGTGAGCACACTATAGACATAGCGGGCAAGGTCAATATCCCGACTCGGTAGCTCTACAAGCACACGAGTTAAGTGATCGGCTCGTTCGTCCAGAATTTCTTCCTCGGGAGCAAGAGTGCGCCTGACCCTAAGGACTTCACGCCGAATGCGCGCAATGGCACTATCCGCTCGACGGAAGTCGTCAAGTAACGAATCACCGAGAGCTAATAACTCCTCAGGTGTTCGTGCCTGGGATTGCTCATAATCGTGTGATGCTTGTTCCATTCTCCTCTATTGCAACATAGTTAAGATCAAATGTCCAGGATTTGTCCTCCTGTCCCAGATTCTTCCCCCACGTCCGAATGGATGTCTTGCATCAAAGTCTGTAACTGCCAGGCTCCCTGTAGCGCTACCTGAGCACGACCACCCACTAGGAGTACGTATGGCTTCCACCTCCGACACGGTCAAGGAGCTGCAAGAGCTGCGCAAAGGGCGCGGCCTGGCGGCCGACGACCTTCGTGACCGTGTGGGGCCGCGCCTTCGTGCCCTGTGCGCTGTTACCGAAGCCGACACGGCCATGTCGGTCAGGCGCTCCATCGTCCTCAAGATGACGGAACTGTGCGAGGAGCTGGACGAAGATCGCAAGCTCGCGGCTCGAGTCGCCTTCGGGTTGGCGGCGGAAGCACCCGGCATCACGCTAGAGGACCGCATGACCTGGCTCGCCTCTTTCATGCGTAAGGACCCGAAGACAGCGATCCGGCGGGTGGACTCGGCGTTCCGGATGCTGGCCGAGATGATCGACGAACTGACAGCGGAAGGTGCCAGTCCGTTCACACCAACCGGGTGGTACAACCACACTGTTCGCTCTGTACTGTTCATGGACCGAGCGGTACCGCTGCTTCGTGAAGAGCGCCGCATCATCGCCACAACCGATGGCGTCAAAGAATTTGACATCTACTTTAGCGCTCCACGCCCTCCGAACTTCGACGGGTCGGATCGTATTGCTGTACGGCCGTTATACGGCGGTGAGTTCATTGCCGACGAGCAGACCGCACCAGGCTATGTCAAATTCACGATGAAGCTGCCCCGACCGCTCAACCTTGGCGATGCGCACGAGTACGGCGTTGAATTGACTTCGTATCCTCGCGAGTGGATGTTGCCATACTGCGAACTGGCGCCATTGCTTCCGTGTGCGCACTTTTATCTGCGCGTCAAGTTCGACTCAACGGACATACCGGAGAAAATCTGGCGACTTAATGGTGTGCCGCGGTTCGCGACAGTTGACTTCAAACCGACAGGGGAACTGCTATCCGTAGACCGACTTGGCGAACTGGCCACCGAGTTTCACGGGTTGAAGCCACACTTGAGCTACGGAGTGCAGTGGCAGTGACTCTCAAGTCTCGCTAGCGAACTAGCAGTACGAATAGTCTCGGGGGAAAGCTGCTTGCCACAGACCGCGGCAAGCATAGATATCACCTAGAAGGAGGTGAATTAATATGGTGACGCATCTTGCGACCGTCTCAGAAGGTATCGATCTGGACCGCGAGTTGCCTTTCTTGGCTCGATGGGCTGCGGATGGCACCACCACGCCGTACAGCTCCAACGAGATGGGCAGAAACGACGATACCGGTACATGGCGGAACGACACGGAAGAGGCGGACGTCTAGATCATGCACTCGGTTGACCTCCTAGTGATAGGAACATCGGTCGACCCGCATATCTCGGCAGTCCTTCAACGTCTAGGCGGCGACATTTCTGTTTGCCGCCTAGACGTTGACCGATTTCCACGAGAACAAGCGGCGACCCTTGCCTTCGACACCTTCGGGGATTATCGGGTACTTGTCCACGAGGGCAACGTACAGTGGGACGTTACTAGGCCAAAGGTTGCCTGGTTCCGCAGGCTAGGTAAGCCCGGTATATCGAAAGGTCTGCACCCTGCCTACCTGGACTTTGCAACGGGCGAGGTGGAACAAACTATCGAAGGGTTGCTCTCCATCGTTCGCCCAGGGAAGTGGTTCAACGACTTCTGGGGATGCAGAAAGGCTGGCAATAAGCCGCTTCAGTATCTGACTGCAACAGAGCACGGACTTAACCTACCTGACACATTGATAACCAACAGTGCTAACTCGGCTCGGGAGTGGATCAAGCGCCAGGGCGAGGTAGTCGCTAAAACGATCAGCCGCCCAATCCTTACGACCGACAAATCGGAACTTGGAAGAACATTCGCTTACACTCATCGTCTGACACGCGAAGATATCGCTCATTTGGCACAAGTGGCTACGGTTCCATGCCAGTTCCAGCCGCTGATCAAGGGACGAAAGGAGTTGCGCGTTACCACAGTCGGCGAGCAACACTTCGCCGTGGAAGTATTCTCGTCAGACACTGAGCCCGATCGGTTTGATTGGCGCGCGACAGCGACGACATGCGAATATCGCATGGGCGAACTGGACCTATCCACGGCACAGAAACTCACCTCACTCCTGGAAGCTTTTAGTCTACCTTTCGCGGCGAGTGATTTTATCGTCGGAGAAGATGGAACCCTCGTGTTCCTGGAGTCCAACCCGCATGGTGCATGGATGTGGCTAGAGGCGTTTGTTCCCGGACTGGACATCACGGGAGAAGTAGCGAGGTGGATTCAAGGTAACATCGAAAAATGATACAATAGTAGAGCCATGAAACGATCGACTCCTCAAGCAGTCAAGAGAATCGCAAAATGCTTGACCAAAGCGGACTACTTGATGCAGAAGCGCCACACCATGCAGGGTGCGCATGAGCGTTCCACACTGGCACTGTTAATACTTAGATCACACGCGGAACACCTTCCTCGAAAACACATAACGTCACTCTGTCTTGCCGTACACCACGGCGGGTCTGAACGCGAAATTCGCGCTGCACGAAACTTCTTGCACTCTAGCAGCCAACCTCAAAAGGAGCGCGCAAACTTGCTGTACCGACAGATGTCGGATCGGATTCTTGTCATGAAGTTCAGAAAACAAAAGTACGGCACACAGTTCCAGCTACAAGGCAAGCCTTTTCCATCGATCTAACAAGTGGCCTACGAATCCAACGCCTCACGCCCATGGAACAAACCACCTGTCGGCCCATCATCCGGCAGCGTCGCCAACCACAGCATCGCGCTGGCTGCTTCATCGGGCGTCTGCTCCGCCTTGCCGTAGGCCAAGCGGGTGTCCGCACGTCCTGGGGACGCCGCGTTCACCAAGATGTTGTGCTCGTGCAGCTCATCGGCGAGCACCTTGGTCAGCGCGTTCACGGCGGTCTTGGAGACGCGGTAGGCCGGGCTGCTGCTCTTCATCGTGCCGAGGCTGGCCATGTGCGTCGTCAGGTTCAGGATGCGCCCGTACTTCTGCTCCTTCATCACCGGCGCGACCGCTGAGACGCAGCGCCACGCCCCGAAGACGTTGGTCTCGAAGGTCGCCTTGATCCGCTCCTGGTCGAGCGACGAGGCGTCGAGACCGCGGTCGATCGCCACGGCGGCGTTGTTCACGAGCACGTCGAGCCGCCCGTGCTCGAAGGTGATGTCGTTGACCGCCCGGCTGACACTCGCCACATCCGTGACGTCCAACTGATGCGCTGAGACCGGCAAGCCCTCAGCTACAAGAGGCGCAGTGGCAGCTTCCGCCGCCTGCTCGCTTCTCGCCGTCAGCACGACGTGAAGCCCTTGCTGAGCAAGACCTCGCACGATGGCAAGGCCGAGCCCGCGGTTGGAACCGGTCACCAGAGCCACGCGCGTGATGCCAGCGGTCATACCGCCTATGCGATCAGAGTCCGAACCTGCTCGTCCAGTTGAGCCACGGCCGGGTGTTGGTGGTGCGCATCAAGCTTGCCCTGGAGGTTCACCAGGCGCCGCCGGTTTCGAGCCGACCGCGCCGCCGCGATGGACGGCACAGCCTCACCAACGAGCGTGCAGGCGTGGTCGACGTCGCCAAGCTCCAGCACCGTCTCGGCGCGCCACATCAGGTAGGTCGCGCGGTCAACCGGGCGCTCGGCCGGCTGCAGGTTGAGCGACTGACTCAGCCAGTGGTCAGTGGCCTGGTGGCGGCGTAGCAAGAGGTAGCAGGCGGCTACCTGCGCGCAGTAC
This genomic window from Saccharothrix sp. HUAS TT1 contains:
- a CDS encoding SDR family NAD(P)-dependent oxidoreductase — its product is MTAGITRVALVTGSNRGLGLAIVRGLAQQGLHVVLTARSEQAAEAATAPLVAEGLPVSAHQLDVTDVASVSRAVNDITFEHGRLDVLVNNAAVAIDRGLDASSLDQERIKATFETNVFGAWRCVSAVAPVMKEQKYGRILNLTTHMASLGTMKSSSPAYRVSKTAVNALTKVLADELHEHNILVNAASPGRADTRLAYGKAEQTPDEAASAMLWLATLPDDGPTGGLFHGREALDS
- a CDS encoding MvdC/MvdD family ATP grasp protein codes for the protein MHSVDLLVIGTSVDPHISAVLQRLGGDISVCRLDVDRFPREQAATLAFDTFGDYRVLVHEGNVQWDVTRPKVAWFRRLGKPGISKGLHPAYLDFATGEVEQTIEGLLSIVRPGKWFNDFWGCRKAGNKPLQYLTATEHGLNLPDTLITNSANSAREWIKRQGEVVAKTISRPILTTDKSELGRTFAYTHRLTREDIAHLAQVATVPCQFQPLIKGRKELRVTTVGEQHFAVEVFSSDTEPDRFDWRATATTCEYRMGELDLSTAQKLTSLLEAFSLPFAASDFIVGEDGTLVFLESNPHGAWMWLEAFVPGLDITGEVARWIQGNIEK
- a CDS encoding replication-relaxation family protein, yielding MTTRVDELSERDRAVVELVGRFRQLTTKQVRALNFADLASPTPADRTLKRLVERKYLARLERLLGGHRGGSAQYVYQLGRAGWKLVGREGAYWAPRAVNLHALAVADCFVALKDAERRGKLEVVTFTTEPDCHQIVGQVCLTPDAYIELAVHGQKLTSWLEVDRGTEHLGVIREKCERYWKAFNSGQWDGVFPYVLFVVPDDRRTSAIQRVFRAGPAEAEQLFSACTVSEFPVIL
- a CDS encoding type IV secretory system conjugative DNA transfer family protein gives rise to the protein MEPPDQYRTFDLAFPDDLKPQQVQAWLRTLVGTAPSGLRRIFNLPTTVFEVVVTDRMTTYRLRVQPAQADYVAAQLRTLIPGSKVTPVAAPLPEPWNEVVELGLRRLSRTVPLPTAEEFAASLLASLQGLKTGDIVLIQWVVTPAAVETPPTKQRGGRDEADSFWCRNPDEVNDRRAKLEEANFLGVLRVASRASSDERAGHLLGRIKTALGSVRGPDNQFVRRPVLSRRRLIERVNQASGSWLYPARVSVGELGSLLAWPVGQPHVAGLPSAGARHLPATEVIPRTGRVVMRSNFPGAERPVAIGYREAVQHLHVVGPTGVGKTTLLAGMARQDMEQGYGLVVIESKGDLFHAVLDAVPEKRMDDVIVLDVTDTSFPVGFNVLTEGDARSAVEELCALFEYLYRETRSVYTREVLYFGLMTLISQPGYTFVDLATLLMPRRPEHQAWRDQLVGSLIDRELKHFWQRFDAQAKAQQDRIVQPVMDRIWQLVARPEIRRIIGQSTSSFTMRAVLESNKILLVNLAGLGRDTAGLAGTLLVNALWSAAKRVRPKKPNFLFLDEFQSFLQLPLEPEDMIVKARSSGLGMVLSHQHLGQLPVELRAAAMANTRSKIVFQTTTDDGRVFARDFGRRVDEHDFTGLGQYEVIARLMTPSGLSDPVTGTTYPPMKPTGTAAQVRALSRRRFGRAASEVDAAIEARCTVSAMHPKKPTLGQQRWG